The DNA region GAATGAACCGATCGATCAATAGAATTAGTCAATCCACATTTCAGACAATAATAAAAGTACAAACGCCTTCACAACAGTCTACAAATCCAAAAACAGTCGAAGCAGTTCATTCTCCGGAGTCGGAGTTCCAGTTCATCcatttaataaacaattttaatggaCCGATGAATTTCGATTAGTTGAACAAATTCTAAGCTGACTTAATTATcttaaagaaattgaaattatacCAAAAGTCATTCATTCTACCAGAGTTGTTTCGATCACTTTCCATTCTTCTTGAtttaagttgttgtttttttttttttttgttctttggcAGATAATACAAGAgtcaaaatgaatatatatctatctacatttatagtatatatatatgtcctAATTTAAATTGCCAGCTCGTTATGTTTCTACTTATTTTGTGATTTTATCAGAGTTTGTTCATTATtatcaatattattattattatcattattattatcattgttattattatcattattaatCATTATGAATATATCTAACTTTGTGTTTGTTTATCATTATcttaaattattttgcttttgtggCATTTCAATTTTGCTCTTTTATTATcgtatttttgtttgtttttgttttctctattgATATTCTATTTCTCTTGTCTTATGTCCTTTGATTTATTCCTACTTAACGTAATAAttgtaatttgtttgtttgttattatttatttcatgcGTTATTCTGTGTATGGGAAATTTTGTGAAGAATGATTGAATCGAAAAAAACTTAGAACGAAAACCAAGAATGGCAAGCAGACAAAACGATTTTAAGGAcataataattaaatgtttttcattCCGTTTAGTAAACCGATTTTGTTTAGGGTATGTGAGTTATGTGTATGATTGCTCTTAAATCTAGTTAAGATCATTACTTCgttaaaaataatgaaaagttcTTTACGAAAATAAATTCACGCGAAAATTGCTTGAAGCCTGTTTGACATCAGACTTGATTCTGGTAAtcgttataaaaaaaatgtctcAAAATCAACCGAAAATACAATTTACCacacaaaatgaaacaaaCTGAATCTGGAATCCTTTCTAATTTAACTCTGTACTAGATCTTAGAGCTCTTTTATAAAACAAGAAATCTAGAGTCTCTGGAATGATACTGGCTTGCAAATGTTACGTAAAGCTTCATTTCAATTTACAAAGCATAATGGAACAAAATGGAATTGAAATCCCTTTTGTTATAGCTTAGTGGTAGTCCTTAGAGCTCTTTTCTATAATGGGTTATGAAATCTGGAGTGTGTGTAACAAATTGGCTAACAAATGTTAGGAAAagcttaattttaatttacaaaacaaaatgaaacaaagTGGAATAGAGAACTCTTCTGTTATAGCTTAGTTTTAGGTCTTACATTAGAGCTCTTTTTTATAACGGGTTATGCAATCTAAATTATATTGGCTTGCAAATGTTTAATATAGCCAAATTTGAAACAATTTCGGTTCCCGCCCTGCTGAGAAGCTGACAAAAGTTCATTATAGCCTTCAAATAACTCACATAACTCTCTTTATATCTACAGGTCAAAGTCAGTGCTAtattagttgtatgtgtgtgtgcgtgtgtgtgtgtgggtttcaacaactttttgttttgttttgtgttgtttttttttcttcttttttttcgatttgGCAATAGACGTGTTAATTACATGATCAAATTGCATATGTCTAGAGCTCTACGTGCTCCCTATATCTGAGGGTCTCATGGTGTGCCTCTGTCTGTGCCATTTGCAAGGCGTCATTAAACTTTGTTCGTTACAAACAAAAGTTAAAATGCGAAAACAagagaaataaatcaattgaaataaCATTGAGACGAGGAGAAAGGGAAGAGGACAAGGCAAGGAGAAGGAAAACAGTCAGAATAACGCATGAAAATGATACTTGATTATATAAATCTTTTCTTTTCTAAGATAAAGAAGTTTTCATTATAAATGTATGCCTATTTTATATGTCTATATAgattaaaattgatttcaattttatatgcatatgtaaattgtataataaataattctgTTCCTTttcttaatttctttcttgtttaattatttgctttcaataatatatatgtatattttaaatttttatgagcaataagaagaaaagaaaaatggtacacaaaaacaaaagaacatAATCAAGGAAAATTTCCTAATaactttgactttgactttaaaaaaaatctctaattttgtgttttttctggttatacatatataattgaagtatatatataaattgtgtgttttgtgtgttgtgtgtgtgttttatagGATTCTTGTTCCtactaaatattttgttttattttttttcttttgcatttcattttcatttcagtGAAAGAATGATCATATGCAGTTTGTATGTAAGTAAGTGAATGAAAGGATTATAAGAAATAGTTAACAAATAAATACCTTGCGAATGTATTGTGCTACTTAACGTGCTGGCCGCCGCTAATGTTGTATAGGTGCCCTTTGGTGTATAGATAAAGTTATGCGGTTCACTCTTCTTGCCACTGGAAATGATTGACACTTGAACGCTCACTGGTTTCAATAGATTCTGATGCAGATACGGTGGCACCGTGCAAATGAGATGCGTCTGCAAATAGAAAACAATCCgaatttaattactatctgtacTAATTTGGACtgatttttatatgtatttacctGATGCAAATACTCCTTATCGGGCTGTACACTCTGCTCCCAGAGGGCGGCTGTACCCCCAATCATTTGCTGACGCACAGCTATCTCAGTGGCTGGATCATCGGCGTTAACACTATCGTATGTCTCCTGGAACACAACGTGTGTGTcctttaagaaatttttacCAATAATAAACAATTCTAGACCACCATCGACGGGGCATGAGTTGAGGGACTTTTTACAAATCTCGGGCACACCGGGAGGTTGAGCTATagatcaaaaaaagaaagccaCTTTAATCAGTAAGAGCATCAAAAATCAATGGGTTTCTCTCCACTTACTGCATATGATGGGATTTGAACAGACTTGAAGTGTTTCGGTGGTGCCATCGGCACGGGTTAATTGAGTGCGAAAGACCATGCGACAGCGTgttgatttctttttgttcttctGTGCCAAATGCTCGGGAAAACGATGCTCCACATCAACGTTGCGTTCCTTTATAGAAGAAAGATAACTCAAATTGTATTATCAAGTGCCAATGAAATAATACAAAAGttccaaaatataccttcaaGATGCCAACGCAATCGCATGTGATGGTCATATCGGTTTCAGgtttaaaatcaatttcaatgaCCATTGTGCCATCTACTTTCTTCTCATTGCATTGGGTGGAGTTCTTGCCGGCAACTTTGCATGCCTGATAGAACATATGAGGGGCCACACGACCGATATCGGTGCCGATAAAGACCTGCAGAATGGCCGATTTATCGTAGCCAGTTAGACGGACAATGGGGAAACCATTGCCGCTGCGATCCTTGACAGCTCCGCGACTACCTTCAGTCTGATACCGGGCCCGATGCTGTTGTTCCGGCTGTGAGATAATTTCAAGCTGAACTTGTCCGTCATTCGAGCTGGCGATGCTGTTCAATGGCGTCTGGGGTTGACGTTTATTAGCCACTCGTTGCACGGTTCGAGCTGAGATGAATCTGTGTTAAAAAAGTAAAGATATtgatttaaaatcaaatttattttcagtttCTTCCTTTTGGTTAGGCAAACACAATTTCTTAAACTGTATTTCGTATAGTCAAATTTGGAATTTGGATATTTATTTAAGGATCATAAAAAAtcggtttgcccatttcaagGGCATACTTTGaacttttttctgttttcttttgttttttcatatataccAGATTTGGTATTTGTATAGAGCTGATCTACCaaatacatttatatgtacatatgtatataacatGAAGCATTTTCAATGATTTATGGGCAACGTCTAGATTTTTTTTAGATACTacatatgtttctttttttttcggctTTTTTAGATAACAAAACACACGTAATAAACGAATTTTATGAAACAGATCGAATGAACGAATGGTAAATGTGATATATGACTTTTGagtttacacacacacacacacacacacacgcacgcacacacatatatatacacaaaaacacagagatttgttaattattcttgtaataaaaattctttttcgccaaaaaaaaaatttaactaaatattgTATACAAAAACTTTGGCATTGTTTATTCGATTTCAATTCTGTTGCAgcattttgcataatttttgctttttctcttgttgaaaatttgcttaaaaaaaaaaaaaataataacaaccaaaatcaaaattaaaaaaaaaaaaactactaataaatatttgttaaggTAAGCAATTGAGTTAAAGCTTTTAATAACACACtcaaaacacaaagaaaatataaaaaaaaatgtaattcaAACTTTTGTTAGTACATTTTGTGCAAAAccaatttgagtcttgaaaaaataaaaattaaaacttgttttttaaatgttcTTTCAAGTTTgtgaatttcttttttgtcgtttttaaaatttttaattgttttttttttttgtcacttgattgaaattttgttaaagttttcgAAAgggtttttaaaaaatttgcttagtcttttgtttgtttgcttttatcaaattggtttttgttgcCGACCCCTCTTCCCTGCTTACTTTGGCTCATTGCTTTGGGCGGCGATGGGGCGTGGCGTTTGATTGACATTCTCTACAAGATTCGCCTGTCGTTCATGGCTTGGCATCGAGTTGGCTATCTTTCGTATGAACTCATCCTCACTGCAGGCATCATCATTGTCCAGTTCGACATGGTTGCACTCGAGCTTTTTGCGTTTTATGTATTTGCCACCGCCGGATCCTAGAGTCCTGCTTCCTATTTCACTTGACCCAGAACCTCCTCCCAAGAGTAAGCCGGGATACGAGAAATCTTGCaattgatgttgttgctgctgctgctgctgttgttgctgctgctgctggtgttgctgctgttgatgttgttgctgctgctgatgctgttgaACAGCAAAGGCCGTTGCAGTAGCTGCAACAGCGGCAACTTCGGCAGCCTTATGGCTCATAGTTGCATTGAAAACGCCACCAAAAAGATCAAGACCGACGCTTTGATTTGcctttgttgttgatgatgttgttgataatgaatttgaatttgaattggCATTGGGATTGGGATTGGTATTATCATTGCCAAAACCCGTATCCTCATCCAAATTGTTGAACATTAACGAGCATGAGTGCGAATCCTCCGACGACGATGCCGACGATGAGGCCACATCTAGGTCATCCAGATAATTGCTGTGGCTGCTCTggttgctactgctgctgatgctgccgCTACTGATGCTGCAGTTGCTCTTGCAACCAGATGAAGTTGTCATTTTCTTGGCATGCCGCGATCTATGTGTATGATATAACAATATGcacaatacatacaaaaatagaTACAGATGATTACAATTAGTTTCAAtacaattttacaattttgtttttgatttgttttttatttgattcgTTTTGAAAATACTTTTCTACCTTGTGTATTggtctttttctttttcatttacaACTTTTGATTTAAGCAAACAATTATTCCATATAGAGATGGAAATGAATCAAAACTTTTAGCAAAATTTTaaccaaagcaaaaaaaaaaaataaataaaacataaatgcATAAAGTTTAAAGATCAAgccaaaaaattgaatttttcccaatttatttatagtgcaatatatatgt from Drosophila willistoni isolate 14030-0811.24 chromosome XL unlocalized genomic scaffold, UCI_dwil_1.1 Seg141, whole genome shotgun sequence includes:
- the LOC6648767 gene encoding uncharacterized protein DDB_G0283357 isoform X4; translated protein: MRFTYNQYKHYESGYRIPSKMHNLNHQNGGGGGGGGGGGNGGPAGGHHYGHFHHNNNNNNNNNNNNSNYNGNIHQAYQHHYKSNFGMRMTMSTNSTMSPRIHRKGFRIPSKRQPGKGLPGKLHTISRTGPGKMVPGKRIPQRPHPPPCDNSNDSGLGFEQHTEMRQGAAVAAAQAAAAAAAAAAAAVGGDPTGSSSSSSSSSSSTSSSSSSSSSSSSSANGQRANLCSMNRSLTNTVAAAAAAAAAAVASNTLQQHQHQQHHQQQQQQHLIRAIPVSRSRHAKKMTTSSGCKSNCSISSGSISSSSNQSSHSNYLDDLDVASSSASSSEDSHSCSLMFNNLDEDTGFGNDNTNPNPNANSNSNSLSTTSSTTKANQSVGLDLFGGVFNATMSHKAAEVAAVAATATAFAVQQHQQQQQHQQQQHQQQQQQQQQQQQQHQLQDFSYPGLLLGGGSGSSEIGSRTLGSGGGKYIKRKKLECNHVELDNDDACSEDEFIRKIANSMPSHERQANLVENVNQTPRPIAAQSNEPKFISARTVQRVANKRQPQTPLNSIASSNDGQVQLEIISQPEQQHRARYQTEGSRGAVKDRSGNGFPIVRLTGYDKSAILQVFIGTDIGRVAPHMFYQACKVAGKNSTQCNEKKVDGTMVIEIDFKPETDMTITCDCVGILKERNVDVEHRFPEHLAQKNKKKSTRCRMVFRTQLTRADGTTETLQVCSNPIICTQPPGVPEICKKSLNSCPVDGGLELFIIGKNFLKDTHVVFQETYDSVNADDPATEIAVRQQMIGGTAALWEQSVQPDKEYLHQTHLICTVPPYLHQNLLKPVSVQVSIISSGKKSEPHNFIYTPKGTYTTLAAASTLSSTIHSQAI